One genomic segment of Erinaceus europaeus chromosome 18, mEriEur2.1, whole genome shotgun sequence includes these proteins:
- the LOC103114146 gene encoding protein yippee-like 5, which yields MGRIFLNHTGGIRLYSCANCHMILTNHSELISTWFTGATGRAFLFNKVVDLQDSEVQDWVMLTGSHMVQDVSCKNYNSKLGWIYEFATEDSQRYKEGQVILE from the coding sequence atgggcagaatttTCCTCAATCATACTGGTGGTATCCGTCTGTATTCATGTGCAAACTGCCATATGATCCTGACCAACCACTCAGAGCTCATTTCCACGTGGTTCACAGGCGCCACTGGCCGAGCATTTCTTTTTAACAAGGTAGTTGACCTGCAGGATAGTGAAGTTCAAGACTGGGTCATGCTCACTGGCAGCCACATGGTTCAAGATGTGAGCTGCAAAAACTACAATAGCAAACTGGGTTGGATCTATGAATTTGCCACCGAAGATAGCCAGCGTTATAAGGAAGGCCAAGTGATCTTGGAATGA